Within the Herbaspirillum sp. RTI4 genome, the region CGGGGGCGGGAGTATTTCCCTCTCGCGTCGAAGCTGCCAGTGCGGTGGTGCAGGCAAGCAGGCCGAACAAAACAGTTTTCATGGGCTAAAAAAAGTGGCAATAAAGGTGATTCGGGCGAGAGCCTAGCAGGGCGGTATGACTCAAGCATGACGGACTATCCGGCTCGATTCGCAGCGACCCATTGTTGGTCACGCACTTGTCATTCGATGGTTATATTTCGCGCATAGAATGAGGCACATTCTATACAGGAGGTGAAATGCATACGATTTTTCGCGTAACGATAGGGACGGCCGCACTGGCCGCGGGCTTGAGTGGTTGCAGCACGAATTCCAGCATGGTGAACGCTGACGACGGTCTCAAGCAAATCGACACCGTGGTGGTGATCTACGCGGAGAACCGCGGTTTCGACACCCTGTACGGTTTGTATCCCGGTGCCGATGGCGTGCCCGGCGTGAATCCTTCCTCCAAAACAGCCTACATTGCGCAAAAAGATTTTGATGGCGCCACGCTACCGGTATTGCCACCGACCTGGGGCGGTGTGACCCTGCCGGGACAAACCCGCGTCATGACGCAAGCGCAGTCCGCGAACATGCCCAACCGTCCGTTCCGCATCGACGACGCCAGCGGCATGAATCTCGAAGAAACCGTCATCACGCGCGATCTGGTGCATCGTTTCTACAATAATCAGATGCAAATCAACGGCGGCAAGAACGACCTGTTCGCCACTTACTCCGACGCCGGCGGCCTGAGCATGGGCTATTACGACGGCAGCAAAATGGCCATGTGGAAAGTCGCGCACGATTACACGCTGGCCGATAATTTTTATATGGGCGCTTTCGGCGGCTCTTTCCTGAACCACCAATTTCTGATCTGCGCCTGCGCGCCGCAATATCCGAATGCAGAAAAATCAGTGGCTGCCGGCTCGATTTCAAAAATCGATGTCGATGCCAACGGCAAGTTCATTCGCCTGACACCGGCAGCGGGCGCGCCCGCCTCGGCGCTCAGCGGCCCAGCCAAATATCTGAACGACAGCACACTGACACCGAAAGATACGCAAGGCCGCTTCTTCGCCGTCAATACGATGCAACCGGCGTATCAGCCGAGTAATGTCGCCCCGGCCGCCAGCGACGCCACGCATCTCTACGCCGATGTCTCTAGCCCTTCCACGCTGCCGCCGCAAACGCAAACCAATATCGGTGACCTCTTGTCCGCCAAGGGAGTTGACTGGGCCTGGTATGCCGGTGCCTGGAATAGCACTTTGGGTACGGCCACAGGCGCACGCAAATTTACCTCCCCGACGCCGAACTTCCAGTTCCACCATCAGCCATTCAATTACTTTGCCAACATGGACCCGGTCACGCATGCTGACAATCGCGCCCGCCATCTGCTCGATTTTGACCAGCGCTTCCTGCAAGATGCCGCCGCCGGAAAACTGCCGGCAGTGGCGTTCTACAAGCCACAAGGCAATCTGAATCAGCACGCCGGTTATGCGGATGTTGCTTCAGGCGACGCCCACATTGCCGAGGTCATTGCCAAACTCAAGCAGAGTCCGCAATGGGCGCACATGCTGATTGTTGTGACCTACGATGAAAACGGTGGCTTCTGGGATCATGCCGCACCGCCGAAGGCCGACATCTGGGGCCCTGGCTCACGCGTACCGGCCATCATCGTCTCGCCGTTTGCCAAACATGGCTACGTTGATTCCACGCCTTACGACACGACATCGGTGCTGCGCTTCATTACACGCCGCTGGTCCTTGCCCGTGCTCGACGGCATTGCCGAACGCGACCGCGCACTCATCGCCAACGGCCAAAAACCGATTGGCGACCTGACCGGCGCTTTGCAAATCAAGACGAACTAATCGCTGCTCCGACTGGCGCCGCACTCACCTGCGGCGTCAGCATACGGGCCTTGCGCCAGCCGCCGTAACGGTAATAAGACACCGCCAGGACCAGCGCCACCAGCGTGCCAAACGGAAAACTCCACCAGATCGATTCCACCCCCAAGCGCGGTGCCATGAAGTAGGCAAACGGCAAACGCACCAGCCACATCGACACGCACAACATCAGCAAGGGTGCCATCACCGCCCCCGTCGCACGTACCACACCGAACAACACCATCGTCACCCCGAAAAAGATGAACGACCAGCTCACCACGTTGTTGATGTGCTGCGCAATGGCGATCGCATTTCCGGTGGCAGGCAAAAACAAACTGAGCGCCGCATGGTCGGCCAGATACAACAGCCCCACCAGCGCCCCCGTCAGCAGAAAATTGTAAGCCACGCCCACCAGCGCAATACGGTCTACCCGATCCCAGCGACCTGCGCCGACGTTCTGCGCCGCCATACTTGAGACGCTGGCACCGATGGCCAGTGCCGGCATCTGCACATACGTCCACAACTGCGCCGTAATGCCGTAGCTGGCCGTGATTTGCGAACCGTAGCCGTTGACCATACTGAGCATGATCAACGCGGACGACGACACCACCATCATTTGCAGGCCCATAGGCAAACCCTTGGTCAGTAGCGCGCGCAGGATGGCAGGATCGGGACGCAGAAAGCGCAAGGCATCGGCACGCAACACCAGGAAATGCTTGCGTCGGTACAAGTGCGCGATCATCAACCCCAAACTCAAGGTCTGCGCCACCAGCGTCGCCGCCGCCGAGCCAGCGATCCCCATGGCCGGAATCGGCCCCGCGCCGAAAATCAGCAAAGGGTTGAGGGCGATATCGAGCACCACCGACAGCAACATGAAATAAAACGGCGTGCGCGAATCGCCGCCGCCGCGCAGCGCCATCATCAGAAAATTATAAAAATACATGAACGGCAGCGCGATGAAAATAATGCGCAGATACGCCACCGCATACGGCTGCGCATTGGCGGGCGTGTGCATGGCATGCAGGATAGTTGGAGTCAACACATAACCGGCCAGCGCCACCAGAACAGAGAGCGCGGCAAAGAAGCTGGCACCGGTGCCGACCACACGTCGCGCTTGCGCCAGATTGCCGGAACCGACCGACTGGCCCACCAGAATCGCGGTCGCCATGCTGATACCGAACACCACGCCCAGCAGGAAAAACAAAATGGTATTGGCATTGGAGGCGGCGGTGAGTGCCGCTTCGCCCAGATAATGGCCGATCCAGATCGCGTTGACCGAGGCATTGAGCGATTGCAGAATATTGCCGCCCAGCACCGGCAGCGAAAACATCAGCAGCGTACGGGCAATAGGCCCGCTAATCAGGTCGGGAGCGAGCTTGGGAGTGGTGCTGCGTGGTCGGGCGATATCGCCCGGAGGGGGAATCAGGTCGGACATGGGCGGAAGGAAAAATGCTCATGCTAGCGCAGTTTGCAGGCAGCCGTCAGGCACAGTCGTCCTTGTAATGCAGGGATAGTCTCAAATAAGCGCTTCCTTAAATCCTTTCCTTAACTTGGCCGTTAGGCTCCAAGCCTTTTGGCCACTGGCAAGTTACATCCAGTTGAGTCGCCACGCAGCCCTCGCTATCTCAATGCGAAAGGAATCCCCATGAGTACTCCCGAGAAAAAACGCATCAACCTCGTGGTCAAAGGCCACGAAATGCAATGGCTACTACCGGGTGGTGGAAACGTATTCATTCCGCTGACCCGGCCAACCGCCGGCATCGTTATTTTGATCCACGGCGTCAACGATGTCGGCGAAGCCTATCCGTTTCAGGAGCAAGGCATTTGTAAGGGGCTCAACGAAAGGATGTTTCGTGGCGACGACATGGAAAGCGCCCACTACACTCTGCCGCCCACATTAAAAAATGGCGAAACCGTCCTCCCGGAAAACGTCCACCCCGACCCGGATAAAGTGTATTTCGCACGGGCCGCCAACAGTCTGAATTCTCCGGTCATTCCTTTTTACTGGGGGTTTCGTGAAGTGACCACGGAGTCCAGTAACAAAGCTAAACATGGTCAGCAGATTGATCGCTACGGCAACCGCCTCGACAAACGCTACGCCAAAAACGGCGGCCCGCTCGCCAACGCCACCACCAACATTCCCGATATGTTCGGGCCAGGCTTCGACCGCGACGGGTGGGTGAAATTGGGCGATAAACAAGAACCGACGCACAACCTGTGCAGTGGCCCGCCACGCCATTACATGGTATTGGCGGCCCAGCGTCTGGCGAGCCTGCTACGCATCATCCGCAAAAAATCGCCGCACGAACCGATCAGCATCGTTGCCCACAGTCAGGGCTGCCTGATCAGCTTGCTGGCGCACGCCATGCTCGCCAAGGACGGCAAGGACATCAAAGCCGATACGCTGATCATGAACAATCCCCCCTATAGCACCAATGAACCTGTCATCGAAGCCATCCTGCAGGGCAACCGGCAACAAACCCGGGCCGCGCGCGAAGAAACCTTGCGCATGCTGATCAAGGAATACCTCACGACCCAACCCGCCAACACACCAGCCTTTGCCGATTTCAAAAAAATTCAGTGCGGCATCACCGGCCCGGAATGGGAACACAACCGCAACAAAGAACGCGACAACAGGGGCAAGGTTTACCTGTACTTCAGCCCGGACGATACGACCGTGAGCTTATGGGGAATCATCGAAGGCATAGGCGCATTCGGCGTAGAAAACCCCTTGATCAAACAACTGGGAGAACGCTTTTATCAACGTCTGTTTAAGTCACCGGTGGGACAAGTTAAAAACCCCCCTATGGTTGGAAGTCCGCCACAGCAATGGGAGAAGTACCACTTTACGGGAGAAGAACTGCCGGAACCTTTCTTCCCCACCATGGGGCCGCCGACCTTGAAGTACTCGCCCATCGACGCCGCCATCGCCACCACCAATCCCTACAACAAGAAAGGGAAAGAAGGCATGCGTCCAGGTGAAACACCGGAACAAGCGCAGGCGCGCTGGATGGGCGAAAGCGAGAAAAACTCCTATCACTCCAGCATCGTCAGCAACCCTATGCATTCAGAAAAAGCCACGGCCTATGACGTATGTCTGGGCCTGAGCGACATCCTGAAAGACGGTGACCTGACCTGGATTGATTTCTTGCGGGCGGTGGCGGATTGGCGGACGAATTGGTTTGGCAGATTGAATACAGAAGACAGTAAAACAAATCCTTCCTATCCTCCGCCCTCTCAGGAGCTGCTCGATATGCTTAACGATGCCAGTCAGCTTGATCCTGCCGAGAGAGAAATTATTAAAGGCAACTTCGATTATTACTGCATGGATGGCGAGCACCCTGGCACGCTGCCGCAATTCACCACGGATTTCGTTTTAGCCAGTTTGGCACCGTATGTGATTTCGGAAACCATCGAGGAGCGAAGGAAAAAAACACCTTTTCTTGGCCCATAAAATCTCTATGTCTTCAGCTTTTAATCACAGCGGCTGGCCATTTCAAACGGCCACTATCGACTTCTACTCAAAATCAAACAAATGAAAAAACTTCTTCTACATCGTCGTCAGCTCTGTATTTTTCTGGCAAGTGCATTACTGACGTCCCTGGCGCACACCCAGCCCATTTCCCTCACCAATGACGATATTGATTTCCCCATGACACCGACTACCGAAAATGAACATCCTCCCATCGACTCTCTCGAAATCGTCGGCGTCGGCGTCAGCCTGGAAACGTGGCGCAACCATCCTAATTATCCCAAGAACAATTTGTGGACAGCCGTTGAAGAAAGCAACGGACGCTACATCATTTCGCAAGATCCATTGCAATACCCTAAAGATCTCCGTGCCTTACAAATGATGGGGTCGAAGCGCAGAGAAGATACCGTGGAGGCGGCCATGCGCGAATTCATGGATCGTTATCCTCTGCCTATTTCCGTAGTGGGGGCAACTACGCATGATGCCAACAAACCGGAAAGAATCGAAGCGCGGCGAGATTCGAATGCGGGTAGCTTCCTTGTTACAAAATACAACGAATCCTACAAAGCTCGGGGCGCATTTGATGGACTGCTGTTTCAAAGCGGGCAAGTCATCAATTCCTATCTACACGACAACCCCGACAAATTGTTCAACACGGTATTTAAAACCTTCGATCACTATCGCGACTTACCCGCAATGGCGATCGCTGCCAAAGACGGTGTGCTTCAGCGTGCGACCGAGTTTCCGCTTAAAACACCACAATTCGAGGAAAGTGTTGATGTCGCCTATCACCCCAAGCAAGCCCGCATCTATAGTGACAGCTTTACGTTCCTCACCCTGGTCCGGCGCGGCCGCATCGACTGGCTGCGCTCTTTTGCGCCGCTGGTTAAAGATACGATGGTGGTAAAAATCTTCAGCAAAGGCGATACTCCCGCCCGCAACTGGTCAGAATTCGCCGGTTGGAAACGTACGCCACCACAAGCTTTTGTGCCGACAAAATTCATCGATGCACCGTGGACGGAGTTTCAGATCGACCAGTTCGACCATCTGGAAAACCGCGGCACCTTACACCGGCCACAGGTGATTTCCTATCTGGACGAACATCGCAAACCGGTCAAAGCCGCAGAACGACAAAGCCGCACC harbors:
- the acpA gene encoding acid phosphatase; the protein is MHTIFRVTIGTAALAAGLSGCSTNSSMVNADDGLKQIDTVVVIYAENRGFDTLYGLYPGADGVPGVNPSSKTAYIAQKDFDGATLPVLPPTWGGVTLPGQTRVMTQAQSANMPNRPFRIDDASGMNLEETVITRDLVHRFYNNQMQINGGKNDLFATYSDAGGLSMGYYDGSKMAMWKVAHDYTLADNFYMGAFGGSFLNHQFLICACAPQYPNAEKSVAAGSISKIDVDANGKFIRLTPAAGAPASALSGPAKYLNDSTLTPKDTQGRFFAVNTMQPAYQPSNVAPAASDATHLYADVSSPSTLPPQTQTNIGDLLSAKGVDWAWYAGAWNSTLGTATGARKFTSPTPNFQFHHQPFNYFANMDPVTHADNRARHLLDFDQRFLQDAAAGKLPAVAFYKPQGNLNQHAGYADVASGDAHIAEVIAKLKQSPQWAHMLIVVTYDENGGFWDHAAPPKADIWGPGSRVPAIIVSPFAKHGYVDSTPYDTTSVLRFITRRWSLPVLDGIAERDRALIANGQKPIGDLTGALQIKTN
- a CDS encoding MATE family efflux transporter, whose amino-acid sequence is MSDLIPPPGDIARPRSTTPKLAPDLISGPIARTLLMFSLPVLGGNILQSLNASVNAIWIGHYLGEAALTAASNANTILFFLLGVVFGISMATAILVGQSVGSGNLAQARRVVGTGASFFAALSVLVALAGYVLTPTILHAMHTPANAQPYAVAYLRIIFIALPFMYFYNFLMMALRGGGDSRTPFYFMLLSVVLDIALNPLLIFGAGPIPAMGIAGSAAATLVAQTLSLGLMIAHLYRRKHFLVLRADALRFLRPDPAILRALLTKGLPMGLQMMVVSSSALIMLSMVNGYGSQITASYGITAQLWTYVQMPALAIGASVSSMAAQNVGAGRWDRVDRIALVGVAYNFLLTGALVGLLYLADHAALSLFLPATGNAIAIAQHINNVVSWSFIFFGVTMVLFGVVRATGAVMAPLLMLCVSMWLVRLPFAYFMAPRLGVESIWWSFPFGTLVALVLAVSYYRYGGWRKARMLTPQVSAAPVGAAISSS
- a CDS encoding effector protein Tle3 domain-containing protein encodes the protein MSTPEKKRINLVVKGHEMQWLLPGGGNVFIPLTRPTAGIVILIHGVNDVGEAYPFQEQGICKGLNERMFRGDDMESAHYTLPPTLKNGETVLPENVHPDPDKVYFARAANSLNSPVIPFYWGFREVTTESSNKAKHGQQIDRYGNRLDKRYAKNGGPLANATTNIPDMFGPGFDRDGWVKLGDKQEPTHNLCSGPPRHYMVLAAQRLASLLRIIRKKSPHEPISIVAHSQGCLISLLAHAMLAKDGKDIKADTLIMNNPPYSTNEPVIEAILQGNRQQTRAAREETLRMLIKEYLTTQPANTPAFADFKKIQCGITGPEWEHNRNKERDNRGKVYLYFSPDDTTVSLWGIIEGIGAFGVENPLIKQLGERFYQRLFKSPVGQVKNPPMVGSPPQQWEKYHFTGEELPEPFFPTMGPPTLKYSPIDAAIATTNPYNKKGKEGMRPGETPEQAQARWMGESEKNSYHSSIVSNPMHSEKATAYDVCLGLSDILKDGDLTWIDFLRAVADWRTNWFGRLNTEDSKTNPSYPPPSQELLDMLNDASQLDPAEREIIKGNFDYYCMDGEHPGTLPQFTTDFVLASLAPYVISETIEERRKKTPFLGP
- a CDS encoding type VI lipase adapter Tla3 domain-containing protein, yielding MKKLLLHRRQLCIFLASALLTSLAHTQPISLTNDDIDFPMTPTTENEHPPIDSLEIVGVGVSLETWRNHPNYPKNNLWTAVEESNGRYIISQDPLQYPKDLRALQMMGSKRREDTVEAAMREFMDRYPLPISVVGATTHDANKPERIEARRDSNAGSFLVTKYNESYKARGAFDGLLFQSGQVINSYLHDNPDKLFNTVFKTFDHYRDLPAMAIAAKDGVLQRATEFPLKTPQFEESVDVAYHPKQARIYSDSFTFLTLVRRGRIDWLRSFAPLVKDTMVVKIFSKGDTPARNWSEFAGWKRTPPQAFVPTKFIDAPWTEFQIDQFDHLENRGTLHRPQVISYLDEHRKPVKAAERQSRTEVALRTALAPLGGKMPARIFYDYGSVWEDRTSYTRYLPFVQSVHNIDEEFDLFDRKKSFDLAQILGDTGAGSPFVAVALASMAAMQSGGATLIANLRRNDGATFILVTPPSAEQVKKDADIDRPFWPREKMYPVKIENRY